From the genome of Seriola aureovittata isolate HTS-2021-v1 ecotype China chromosome 18, ASM2101889v1, whole genome shotgun sequence:
CAGAAGAGGGTTGGGAAATGTTTCACTTGCAAAGAATGAAGCCTCCATTAACTCCCATTTCCCAATTCATCAATGTGGCACCTACAAAGTTTGCATTTGACAGTTGTGTTGGTCGCTCTCTCAGAACGTTGTGACCTCCCTCTTCTGTATGTGGCTCTCAGCTCATTGGTTCATACTGAAGCTGTACATCTTTACAACCAGCTGATAAATGTGTAGTTActttcagtggtggattaatGTGTAATTACTGTGGTGAGTATTTGTGTCcgcaggatggtgtgtgtgtgtgtgtgtgtgtgtgtgtctgtgtgtgtgtggactgagtcaaaataaactccagtgtgtgttcatgatgttgacaacagaaaaaatacagaGCGTCATTCTTTGAACAAGAAATCTGACCCAGCAGAACTGAACCCAGACCTGTACAGACCAGAATACAGTCTGGACCAGAATGACAAATCTGCTGGACTCACCCCGAGACTGTGAAGTGCAGCTCCTCCATGAAGGAGCGAGGGCAGCGCAGCCTGCGGACCCCAGTTTTCAGAACCCGCTGCAGAGCCGCATCCATGTGGGTCAAACCCTCCAGATCCAAGCTGTGCCACAGAGACTCGTCAAACCTGGGACGGAGACACAGGCAGGGTATGTTCATACAGTCAAGGTGGGAGAACTACTACAGTGTGTTGACAGTATCAGGAAGGACTGGAGAAACTGTGCCCTGTCTGAGGAGTCACGGTTAGGACAGATTTGACTGGTGTTATATATCGCAGTCTTTTCTGTGTAGGGTTATGCTGCATGGTTATTTATCTGGGATCATGAATTCAATTTATTGGATTCTTAGGACCCAAATTAAATTGTAGTGTGTCACAAGAGCCATGTTATCCATTAGGATACCATCGAAGAACAACTAAAATACACCTATTTGTAGAATcttgtttatattttggtgCAAATATGAAGAATATTTCACTCCTGAGTCATGCTCTGAAAACCGCACTGGTCAGAGACTCACACTAAGCGGTGCCAGCGCTTGCAGACTGTGGACATCCTGAGCAGGTCCTGCAGAGGGAGGTAGAAGAGGATCTTGAGAAGCAGCTCGTCCGGTAAGTGGTCCCATGAAATACCTGCAAAGgaacaaagtaaaagtaatacGACTGTTAATCACAGCTACAGACAAAACACCACAGCTGCTGAGAGGAGGTCAGTGAGGTTTTCCTGCCTGATGTGGAGTCCTTCTTCCTCCTGGACCGCCTGGCCAGGACAAAATGGTTGCAGTCGTTCTCCTTCCCTTTGCTGATGAGCCGCTGGTGCTTGTGTCGGGGCGACCACTGCTGGATGAGCTCTGTGGGGGTGCACTCTGTGTCCAGGCCCTCACTCAGGCAGCCTCTGGACTTGCGTTTGTTGGTCCTGTTGCAATGAGACAACATGGAGCCCTGGAGGCTGAAGCAGGGCAGATCCTGCAGGGGCATGCTGGGAAGAGGGAGAACTGATCAAAAAACTCATCTTGTAAATGTTAATTATGTAACACTTCGACCTGTTATAGGAACAGCTCAGACAGAGACTGGTTAGAAAAGCCATCCTCCCCCAGACAACAACCTCTCTGCCCGCCATATTGATGCAGCTACCAGAGGATTGACCGCGCAAACTCTGACTGCTTAAGACAATGAAAACGTTCTGTCACCTGTATTTGTGGTTATATATGAGTACACAGttacactgacttttttttctcttattctgCGACTAGTTTACACTTTAAAACAGCGGGAAATGAGCTCAGATGGACGGAGGCCTGGTCCTCCTCAAAGCGCGGTATCGATTATTAATAGCTTCAGTTTTGAGCTATAGCTGCTAAAATGGAGATTTACAGATACACAACTTACGACACAGACTCACAACTCACCAAACATCTACTCTGACCGATCAGTGGTGGTTCTTTAATAGTAACACAACCGAGATAACGAACTAGTCTGGTGAGCgctgcttcattttcacatgGATCTCACGCTGAAACTGAACGTTACCGCTGCTGAACCTATTCTCCATGAAACCCGTATAAACCAGCAGAGACCGTACCTGTCTGTGGGCCTCTCCTCTGGGTCAGTGCTCGCGGTTCGGTCGGTACAATCCGTGGACAACATGAAGGAACTGCCCGGTTCTCCTCAGCCCTCCAACTTGGACGCTTTAAACTCACCGCCAGATACAGGGCGCCCTGTGTCCACACGTCACAGACGCATCTGTACGTCGTACGTCTTACGTCACGAGTCCCGCTGAGTGGCTCGTGTGGTATTCCGGTCTTGCTCGTTTTTTCCGCCTTTTTTAGAGGCGCCTTTATTTTCAACAGTTAAATTTGATTATTTGCGTAGAAAAACAGCTTAATGTTTAAGAGACACAACTATGTGATTTTGCAGTGAAACACAGCAGTGTTGGCAGGAAATGAATAACATCTTATCTGTCACTACAAAGAGTGACCCACTATGCATGTTACTTGGGATATCGAATGCCCCTATTACTGATAAATATAAAGGGAAACTCGTTCATTTTTTTTGAAGTGGATAACATGAGGTTCCTTTCAAAACATGTTGGCATAAGGTCATCATGCTTTTTCATAGGACTATTTGACATGCATGTTACATAGCAAAGACAGTGTATTTCACAGAAGATTGGAGCCTTTTATGTCATACATAACTAGTATACAGACATATGGTCACAAGcaatctgttgtttttattcattgaCACTGAAAACTGCATCAGGATGATGTTGTTGATAACTCTGCTTATCATGCTGGTATCGttgtgtttccctctgtgtcagAGTTGGACCCCCACCCCAAATCTGGAAACACCAGAGAACTTGACCAGAGTATTCCATATgggctgcagctctgccttcATCACAATACCACCAGATGATCACTTCACCACCCTCCAGACAGGCCATATATGGTGTTGTGGACAAGCcaaatgagttcaacctgttctacaacaggtttgacacagcctctgTTCTcccccactgcttcagctgcagcttctcctactgcatctcctccacaacctggaactgcagctgcaaccCCCTCCACACTGGGttcaagtctcctgtcctttacagcggaggaggtgagggcggagctcaagaggctaacaggcccggatggtgtgtgtccggggctgttaaaggactgtgaagcccagctggctgagcctctccagaggatctttaacttaagccttcaaacagggAGCCCATGTTTGAAGgcttagaaataaagaaagattcctttcattttaaattttaaaccacgatcaaacttcatcactgccaagaaaagaaatacaatcATGGCAAGAACTgtccttttgttgattcaatttTATTGTTATGGCAATTTCCATACCTTTTTAACATATATGTTACaatctttttattctacaggttctacagtcagtcagtcagtaggttgtttcagagtcatccgattctgtaaatgtggaacaatacaacaatgtgtttacataaaaaatgtacttttgaatacttcagtattcagttttaaaatcaagtactccagtactttaactaAGCTGCACACGACAAATCAAAACTCATGTTGACTACAGTTGGACATGGATGTGGTGCAGTGCTTATAGAAGAGGAGGGCTGTGTGTAGTGTGCAGTCTGTTAGCTCTGGTATTATGCGATAGAAGTGAAGCTCGGTTAAACTTGGCCTGCAGTCCAACTGCAGCCCTTCATGACTGTGAGTTTATCATGCAGTGGTGATGGTGTTATCAGCCAGGTATCTGAGATCACAGTTTCATCTGAGGAGGTTTCTATATCCCTCTGAGACTGGTTGACACTCTCCACCTCAGAGCCAGGTGTTAGTGAAGCTAAGCACAAACAACAGCGTTTTGTGTCACATATGGAAACACTGAGTTTAGTGGAAGGTGTATGGCTGAGCCTAATAATGATAGCCTCTCTAATACTGCAGTCATCCTACAATGACAACACCCAGTCCTTACTTCATTATCTGGTACCTGCTCAACTGCTCTGTGTCTCCCATCGGCAGTGAACATCCCACAGACACATGAGCAATAATGAACAGCCTGTTTGAAGACTCAGGTGTGAAGCAGTCAGGACTAGGACTTTGGTTACCTATAGGTAAGTGTTGAAAGCTGACATCTGCTCAGTCCCAGGAAGGTGGGATTTAGCCCCCCCAACCTATTAGGACACACCTGAACTGATAAGAGGCCTGGATCAGCCTTTGTCATTCTCTCCCtttgtttgccccccccccccgggtaCTAAATCTGAGCTCTTAGATCATAGCCAGACATTGGCAGGCAAATGTGCATCTCTGGCACACTATGATATCCTTAGTTGGAAGGTGGAAGATAGGAATATGTTATCACCTACAATAATAGTCATAATATACTCATAATACATAGTGTATATAGAAAAATCACTTGTGCATGTATAACTTCCAGAATGTGACAGTTGATGATTGAGCACATGTGACATATGGAGGTTTCATCTCTGGTAACAGCTGATCTTTGTTGGTGTCAGCTGAGGTCAACACCTCAGACACCAGAGAGCAGTCAGATCGTCTGGTGATGGCGGAACAATGAACTTACCAACAGTAAAGTTTGGTAACAAGACGCCTTGGCTGCGTCATCGTGACCTGGCGTGGCTCAGGAAGGGAGCAAAATgtagaaattaaaatataatcattCTTTGTATTGAAAGCAGATGGCCCTAGCAACCGTCGCACAGATGCGACCCCCAAAATGTATATAAGGAGAGgtttttcctttgtctgtggGTGATTTTCTAATATAGGATGTCTGCTTGACTTGTGTAATCTGAAGCACCCGTGGGGGCTGCCATACTGTTGCCAGGACAGATCAGAGTTTTGTTTGTATACACGCCATGTTGCAGATAAACTTGCATTCAGTGAAACTCTCAGAATCTCAGTGTGATAAATGAGTCCTCGTCTACGGTTGATTCTAATTCACCTAATTAGAGGGTTTCTGTTGAACCTCAAATCGGGGACCCGATTTAGTTTTAGTTGTAAgaggtgcagctttaaagcctGAAGTTTGCCGAGGTCCAAGAAGAACCACCACAATCTAAAGTTCAGAAGGCCTCACAGTAGCAGAGGAAGGTCCAACATCGATGAATTAAGTTGatgaattgaattaaaatgagAGATATTTAACCTGGAGAGGCAGCGGGGGGAAACTCAGCAGGGATGGTATGTGGTATGTGTAGGTATGTGCAACACTTACCAACATCACAGCACCAGGTCTTTACTGCACCGCGCTGTCATCTAGAATACTGTAGCTATGGTAACAAGTACCACCTCCCCCCTCCATGAGTCCTCTGGAGACTGAAGCAGAGGTCTTATAGTGAGGAACTACTGCAGCCAAGTATTCAGCTCTACTCCATCTCCTCCCCTGATGAAAAGACTAGGCTTTGGTAAAATGAAACGTTTCCATTCaattcaaatcattttcatgtctttttttctaaatgaataGTTGAACCAGTCAACAtcttaaagaaatataaaagcataaaataaatgacaaataccCTGTTTCATAATTTGACAGGGAATGTGTATATTCCCTGTCAACTTTGTCTCTGAATCTTGAAAGTACCTGATTTACAGAATAAACCATGtgtataatttaaaatgaaacgtCTCTAATTTTGTATATTATTTCCTATTATAATCccaaactgtgtctgtgtgttagtaTATCCTATATAATTATCAGATTATTCCTCTTTAAATAGGTCATTATATAGTTTGACAGTCTTATTACGTTTTTTAGTATTTAAAAGATCAAGAgtctaaatataaataaatatagaaatatattcTCTAAATTGCCTGGGTTTTGTTAAtctgcatttatgtataaattgaATGTCATGTTgattatgtataatatataatatatatatataatatatatatatttttagataggctattgagtgtgtgtgtgtgtgtgtgtgtgtgtgtgtgtgtgtgtgtgtgtgtgtgtgttagtcatGACCGCTCTGAGCCCGTCGTTACGACAGACAGTGTAACAGTTTTCTGTGACAGACCGGAAGTgttcctgtgctgctgttgacGGAACACGGAGACGGAGGCTGGAGActcacagaggaggagctgaaccCCGGATCGTCCGCAGTCAAACAGGTTTGTTCTGgttctgtttcctctgagctTATCAACAATAACTGATTTATATCTGATGGGGATTAAACCACGGGGATGAATCATCTTCCTCCAGCCGATCAGACGGCATCAGATGCGCTCGCGACTTGATCTTGTCATCAGGTGTGAAGTCGGTGTTTTAAATGATTGTACGTCGCATTTAAACCTGGGTGGTCCAGCGCTGAGGACACAGGGTGAGGACACTGTCCTCTGTGCCGGCGGTGCAGGGACACAGGgcttctcctccagcagagGACAGGATGAGCCGGCCTGTCGTCTCTAGCACAGCCATCTTTACTCTGTCATGTCATCCCTCACACAGCTCTCACCCGGCACCCCGCACCGCGGCTCTCGCGGCTCTGTGGGATCTGAGGTCTGAGTGTGAGGCCTGGTGTTGCAGGGCTGATGCACCGGGAGGGTTTTCTGTCTCTGGCTCGGTACGGCACGATTTAGCCGCGCCATAGCGACCACAGGCCTCCACTGCGGcttctacctctctctctctctctctctctctctctctctctctctctctctctctctctctctctctctctctctctctctctctctctctctctttctctctctctatctctctctatgtgtgtgtgtgtgtatgctggttcatctgtgtttgatttcaCCATCATTATAACAGCAGTTGAAACAAAGAACACAGTTGTTATTGAGTGTTTTTATATCACGGAAATCAGGAAACCGGTCCACACCCTCCCTGtttactgtattatttttcCATTCAGACTGTAGTGCTCATACATACTGATACTGTTGCCATCAGCCACAGCCCTGTCAGCAGTTTTCCTTGGTAAAGGTGATTctaaagaaaaatgttgaccTGAAATCTGAGTCATCCAGATTTACGTGTGATGGTCTTTAATTTTTGTATAATACGtgtataatatatgtatatttattattgaCTGTAAGGTAGCatgaattcattatttatattattcattattcatgtgtttgtcaGGAATAATAAAGGTAGTATACTTATATAATGAGCTCACACAACCAGTAGTTTAAGgttcttcagtttttttcagtaCAGAGCCACTTACTGAGGATACACAACCGATCACAGCTGTACATAATATTAATGCCCATTATCAGTTATGTAAGGACATGAAACATTTACTCACAACCTCAGTGCTCTACAGGGATTTGTAGCATAGTGGTTAAAAGTTGGTAACTTTTATTAAAGGACACCTGTTatgttcatttatattttttattccttagtcCTTATTTATCTCCAACTGCCTGTTATACAGCCCCTCAGTTAAACAGGAAATTAGCTCAGTTCTCATTAACAGACCTCCTTAAAAGCCtgctttcttctgattggccaaaCATCTGAAAGCCTGGTGGGGGGCAGCCCCATCCTCTCGCTGGCGTGGAGATTCTGaatgtaaactgtaaaactcagtaACTAATAACTAAAACGAAGTAACAGAACATAATTGATTGAATTGATAGATTGATTAAGCGCCTCTGTTCTGTGAATATTATTATGCTCATTACCTGCTTATTGTAGTCTTTCAGTCGCAATCCATGTATTACATTTTCCTACATATTTCCCTGTTAATAGTTGTGCATGAGGGAAATGTACTAAAATGCCACTGAAGTGGAAAATGTCTTCTGTCAGGAAACACCGAAGCTAACGTTGCTGGTAAAATGTTGTTCTGCTGTCATCTACCATACAACTATAATAAACCtgcacagttgtttttttttgtatacaaAGGGAACTTGTGTACGCACCGAAAAAAGAACAGTGCCATCATGACATGATGACACACTAAAACCATGGACTGTacataaagatggacatagcctctgtgacgCCGCCCACAGAGGAGGGGTGAGCAGAGATTTCAGTGCATGCttgtttgtggcaagcatatgctcaaccacctgtcactcaaagaggccacgccctcaattatacataacctTAAACCTTgataaaattcaaaaacatgtttatttctgctgtaaagttggacattttaacatgggagtctatgggatTGACTCACcattggagccagactctagtggtcattagaggaactgcagtgttggcttcatatttcagccccggaggttgatgcttggctAAAACTAACCAGGCCTGTGCTCTAATCAGCTTTGTTTGAGGGTGTGCCAAACTAGCTAGTAACTGGCTTTATGCAAATGTGTTACATGGTGACGTAGATAAGTTATGGAGGTGAGTGTGAGTCCTGTATCATCAGATGATGATACACCTAACTGTAGCTCATCCACAGGGCTAAGGCTAAGTcaccagttagcttagctgcAGTGGGAGATGGCTGAAAGCTTTTCATTTACAGGATCTTGGTGATCATTAGATTGATGTTGTAGATGAGCTTTGACCTGATCATTTCAATGTGTCCCTGCTGCTAAAGTCCTGCTTGTTGCACTAATAAGTAGAATTTGTGGCTAAGTAGCTATGTTTGATGGCTAACATTTAGCTAAGACGGTGCTGTTAGCTAAATTGATAGTTTACTGCtaatattaatgaattaattacaaGAGCAATGTCCAACCTTCAGTGAGAATAATTAACTAATTGTCGAACACATTCAGTGAAAATCACTGTGCATGGTGTGTTCACATGTACAGATACAGCTTTTTTAGCTATGTACTGTTTGAGTCTGTCGAGCTCACTGGGGACATAGGGCTGCAAGTCAAGTCTCACAATGAATTCACAATGAACAGCATCATCACTGTCTCAGCTGTTTGAATCTGTATGTGTTAGATGCTAGCTGGGTGCAGCAGCTTGAAATGCAGGACTGGAGCATCAGTATGAAAATAACGACGACTGCATGATgacttaatttattttctgagaACAGGAACGAGAAACTTGACGTTTCCTTACAGATATCAAGTAGGTGCTTCTGCAACCACCACACCACcatctcccatctctctctgtgttgttggCGAATCACTATCAGATacaggaagagagaagatgTTGAACACggctttcattttcaaaagatGATTTGTGGTTTTCAAGGTTTTAGATTTGATTCAATAAAAATCTGTTAAAGACAACCTGATTCCTTCAGGTTAACTTTCTATAGCTGCACCCACAACTTCCGTCATCTGTTGTAATGTGGGCCTCATTCACCTAGGACCTATTGTAGATATAAGTTAGGGGGGACACATTGGAGTATGTAACTGCTGTGCAAGAGGTGGTCGTAACCGGGGATAGTGATTATAACAGCAGTACCACAGTCATATGTTTACCGTCATCAGTTATTTATGTTCAATTATCAGTAGTTTTCTTGGCGTTGGAGGGATGAGCAAACATTTCCTATACAGTATAAAAGGTGCGAACgatagactgtaaataaagatgaactAGTCTCTGTGACCTCACCCACAGTTGTCTTATGAGTGGTTTTGAAattcagagtgagctgctcctcCATTGctatcttggcagtgcctgactctgccGTACTCGTGGCTAATCCAACAATGGTCAAAAAGGAAGGGCCGAGATTTTGGCGtatgccggtttgtggcaagcacaCGCTCACCCACTTGTCGCTCAAAGAGTCGACGCCTTCtattatgcataactttaagccttaataaaatgtaaacaggtgagttatataaacagttgtcatgaaggaggaaattagatctagagaccaaaactgtttttgtaccaggcagtaaacatgtttatttctgctgtaaagttggacattttaacatgggagtctaaggggattgactcactgttggagccagactctagtggtcattagaggaactgctggatttggttcttcagtgttggcttcattttccagcctcagaggttgatgcttggtatGAACATGTAATTTGGGGGTCATTGTGGTTTTGTCGGCATTGGAGGTCGTCACAGAGCTGGATCGACGTCCATGTAAAAGGGAGAGCAGGTACTATGGGACCGACactgatgctgttgtgttacatGTCACACCTTTGACTCCTGAACATTGACATGCTGTTTAAAATCCCACACTGGAGCAGTATCATGACGACTTTGTTAGGTTCAGTGAAAACAAGCAGaagtgaaaaaagagagaggagaagtagATGTAAACTGTAGGTGCGATGgaatacaattttatttaacCTGAAACAgttcaaaaacattaaatcaattaCAGGCTAGTACAGGCTCCACCACTGGCTCCATTACAGTCGCCTTGGGTGTCGCTGTTAAacagttcttcttctgatgtttttcttttttgagggTTGGTGAACTGCTTGTTGGTGCATTATCGCTACCTTCTGGTGAGTGTCGTTAAATCTCTCAAGAGTTAATGACACTTATGTTCACGTTTGCACCACCTACAGCAGTGAAGGTCATGAAATCAGctttttgtgtatatttgttgGTGAGTACTTCATGTACACTTACTGAGCGGTTGGACATTGAGGGGTCTGAAAaatccctgttttgttttgatgagttactctgacagacagactgagatgTTCCAGGTTCATCAGTGTTATCTCTCTGATTTGTAACTGTCATATTAAACTAACATGATAAAAGCCTCATCATGATTTGTGATGTACTGAGTGTACTGTTGTTCAGGTTTTTGCAGTGTACTGGTTCTCTGCCAGCCAGAACATTTGaatgcatgtaaacacagtcaGTGTTAGACCAGAAAGTGAATGATGACGAGGAGCAGCTGGATCTTGTACTTGACGTTTTGTTGTATCTGTTCTCCAGACACCAGACTGACTTAATTGATGTTGTTTCTCTGCCTTTCAGTCAGGATATGTCTGTCAGGATGGAGATGGATATCAGTGGAGTGTCCCGGACACACGTCTCCATCCTCCCTGCAGCTGAGATCAAGGCCACACTGAAACCAGAAGCAGAGAGACCTCGCTGTGCCAGCACCCCGTGTTCCCCCATCAGAGGGACTGTCGCAGGATACCAGATCCTGCACATGGACTCTAACTATCTGGTGGGCTTCACCACCGGTGAGGAGCTGCTCAAACTGGCCCACAAGTGGTCAGAAGGCGCCCCAGAAAAGAGCTCTGTATCAGAGTCCGTGTCCAGCCCCATCCAGAGTCCTGTCCCCAAGTCTGTGGACTTGGGCATCCAC
Proteins encoded in this window:
- the macir gene encoding macrophage immunometabolism regulator isoform X2, with amino-acid sequence MSVRMEMDISGVSRTHVSILPAAEIKATLKPEAERPRCASTPCSPIRGTVAGYQILHMDSNYLVGFTTGEELLKLAHKWSEGAPEKSSVSESVSSPIQSPVPKSVDLGIHRSSRIFKGKNRYYQPYDIPAANGRRRRRMPSSSDTFLRSLAHGEPGPGRGLHAPLPLCLLKGKGAQSKSLDYLNLDKISIKESSDTEVLQYQLQHLTLRGERVFTRNKT
- the macir gene encoding macrophage immunometabolism regulator isoform X1, with translation MRSRLDLVISQDMSVRMEMDISGVSRTHVSILPAAEIKATLKPEAERPRCASTPCSPIRGTVAGYQILHMDSNYLVGFTTGEELLKLAHKWSEGAPEKSSVSESVSSPIQSPVPKSVDLGIHRSSRIFKGKNRYYQPYDIPAANGRRRRRMPSSSDTFLRSLAHGEPGPGRGLHAPLPLCLLKGKGAQSKSLDYLNLDKISIKESSDTEVLQYQLQHLTLRGERVFTRNKT